From Salvelinus namaycush isolate Seneca unplaced genomic scaffold, SaNama_1.0 Scaffold1666, whole genome shotgun sequence, the proteins below share one genomic window:
- the LOC120037273 gene encoding iroquois-class homeodomain protein irx-2-like: protein MSYPQGYLYQPPGSLALYSCPAYGASALAAPRSDELARSSSGSAFSPYPGSAAAFTASASGFSSPMPYSTDPATGFPSYMSSPYDAQGMAGALSYHPYGSPGYPYQLNDPAYRKNATRDATATLKAWLQEHRKNPYPTKGEKIMLAIITKMTLTQVSTWFANARRRLKKENKMTWAPRNKSEDEDDGDGERNDDRLEKNLDHSETSAEDEGISLQVDTLTDHSCSAESDGDKVSCRIGDLVCESGSDTKDKCEDDDDDDHELENDERHRSLSSKLVTSSPLTRLEASVLNHHHRENNNKSCLDSRISGPQAVKPKLWSLAEIATSDPKQQQQHHPGQTCPSLGLLTSTSSTPSTAVPGAVYSASSILGRPIYYTSPFYSNYTNYGNFSPLQGQGIVPYNSAANDGLTQTATEGSTMHKHTTDSLLKTNSNHIEQKFRPSHLYSKK from the exons ATGTCTTACCCCCAGGGTTACCTCTACCAGCCGCCGGGCTCTCTGGCGCTCTACTCCTGCCCGGCTTACGGGGCTTCTGCCCTGGCTGCCCCGAGGAGCGACGAGCTGGCCAGGTCGTCCAGTGGATCAGCCTTTAGTCCTTACCCCGGATCAGCTGCTGCATTCACGGCTTCAGCCAGCGGCTTCTCCAGCCCAATGCCATACTCCACAGACCCTGCCACGGGATTCCCTTCCTACATG AGCTCTCCTTACGACGCGCAGGGCATGGCCGGGGCGCTCAGCTACCACCCCTACGGTAGCCCGGGATACCCCTACCAGCTCAACGACCCGGCCTACCGCAAGAACGCGACCCGAGACGCCACCGCCACGCTGAAGGCCTGGCTACAGGAGCACAGGAAGAACCCCTACCCCACCAAGGGAGAGAAGATCATGTTGGCCATCATTACTAAGATGACCCTGACGCAGGTGTCCACCTGGTTCGCCAACGCCAGGAGGAGGCTGAAGAAGGAGAACAAGATGACGTGGGCTCCCCGGAATAAGAGTGAGGATGAGGACGATGGAGACGGAGAGAGGAATGATGACCGCTTGGAGAAAAATCTTGACCACAGCGAGACGTCCGCGGAGGATGAAG GTATCAGTTTGCAGGTTGATACCCTCACAGACCATTCTTGTTCAGCGGAGTCTGATGGGGATAAGGTGAGCTGTCGGATCGGAGACCTGGTCTGTGAGTCTGGGTCAGATACTAAGGACAAatgtgaggatgatgatgatgatgatcacgAACTGGAGAATGATGAACGACACCGAAGCCTGTCATCTAAACTTGTGACATCATCACCACTAACACGGCTTGAGGCCTCGGTCTTAAACCATCACCACCgggaaaacaacaacaaatcaTGTCTTGACAGCCGAATCTCAGGTCCTCAAGCCGTCAAACCCAAACTGTGGTCTTTAGCGGAGATCGCTACTTCAGACccgaagcagcagcagcagcatcaccCGGGGCAGACTTGTCCATCCCTCGGTCTTctaacctccacctcctccaccccctccacggCTGTCCCTGGCGCTGTGTACTCCGCCTCTTCCATCCTAGGACGACCCATCTACTACACGTCTCCGTTTTACAGTAATTACACAAACTATGGCAACTTCAGCCCGCTGCAGGGTCAAGGGATTGTGCCATATAACTCTGCTGCTAACGACGGACTCACACAGACCGCTACCGAGGGCAGCACCATGCATAAACACACCACTGACTCTCTGCTTAAAACCAACTCCAACCACATTGAACAAAAGTTCAGACCCTCACATTTATACTCTAAGAAAG